The Manihot esculenta cultivar AM560-2 chromosome 8, M.esculenta_v8, whole genome shotgun sequence genomic interval CTAATAGATTAGGTAATATATAAACAGTTTAAGAGGGTTTGGGTGTAGAAACTAATATGCTGGGTTTAGTTTGAGTGTGAATTTTATATGTGAATGTCTCTTACCTAGGTTGAGCATATTACTTGCATTTCTTTTGACTTGAGTGTTACTGTCTGCAATTGGGTATATGAGCTCTCTTTTTATTGTTTTGACAAGAGATTCagtttggtcaaagagttaaGGGATCATCATCAGTATCTTATTCGTGTTCATCGCCATTTGAGATTgaggttgattttttattaagcGATCCAAACTTGTAAAATTGTAATATCATAGAAAATATCAGAGAAACTGCCCCGTAGAGTTGGGTCACAAACTGATTGGATTACAGTCTAATTTATCAACTGAATGATGGAATAGAAGACCTAGTCAATGTTTTGTCCATCTCACGCCTGTATGGTGATGCATCAAGACTCCTAATCCAACATAATTCTTGCTGCAGTATTCTTAGCATGACTTGAACTAGCTACAAAGAGTATGGTATTCATGACCAagtcattattttctttttctaaatgCTCTTTGACAGTTAACATTACTACaacttgaattgaattaaattcacTCTCCAATCAACCCAAAACCAAGCCAAAATGGGTCTCCCTTTCGGTCCCCTCAGTCCCAGTTTAAGTTCCCTTGGAACCGAAACCGGCCCCGTTGTTGCCTTTTGAGTTTTGACTGTGGCTAAACTGGTAAGTCGAGCCATCACTAGGTCCAGTTTACGGCCCATCTAAGTGGTCGACATGATGTCAAACGTATGAATTGTCCAGCTTCAAAGTTACCAGATCAAAGATTGATGCTCCAAGCCTAGAATTCCCTGCCTATTTCATTGCTCCTTTTGTTGACGCGTTTGATGGGTTACGGTTTGTGAGGGCAAAGAGGTTGCGTACATTTCATGTTCAAAATCCACAAGGAAAACCAATTTAGTTTCCATTTAACAGAATTGAAGATGGAATACACAGAAAATGGACAGTGGACTGACCAACAAAGACAGTTTTATCACCATCCAGAAAAAAATGTGCATAAAAGCTCTCAGAAAAATTTTCCCTGAATCAACTAATGACCCAACAAAATTCCCATCCCAACTGATTGAGATTGTATGAAGCACGATGCGCTAATTGCACTGAAAGAGACGTATTCCAAGTTAAAATTTAGTCGCTAAGGAATTCTCCTTCCAGAAGAGTATTGGAACAGATCCAGGACATAGATCCAGGACATAATAAACTTCATGAAAAAGCATCAAAATCTTACTCCAAAAGTAAATTGTTAGAGATATTTAAAAGCACCAGCACTGTACTTGGATTGGGATTAAGGCTTAGTTGTTGCGGTTGTTGTTGAGCCACCCACAGAATTGCAATTGTTGCTGCCTTGGAGAGCCATGATCCATGGATGCCATCTCCTGAAATTCATGTCCATAAAACTGGCAAACAAATACGCGTAAAAAAGGGTTATAATCTCTTCAAAACTGATTACTACAAGAGATGTACGGAGatcatgataaaaaaaatgcaGCTTACTTTTCCATGCCGCCAGGTAGAATTTTCAGCCAGGCTTTTTAACAGAGGAGATAAACTTTACCCAAAAGAAAATTAAGATTTTACTTGAAGCATTTCCCAGGTCAAATACAAGAAAATAACATGCCCAGAACAGAGAAGAATTGCTGACATGGAAAATTTGCAATAGCCTAACACTAGTTTGAAAAAAcgaaagaaaaagcaagaaagaatatataaagaaaatagTACCTGTGTACTGCAATTTAAAGATGAGCACTTCTAAAGGCATCATGCACGAGAACCCAAGAAACCTGAAAAATGAATATAAGCATATTCATAAGACTTGCATCGCACGTCTGGAAGTCCTAACAAACATCCATAGGAATTTTAATAGATCACAAAAGAATAGCAAATGCACACATAACCAGATTCATCTTGATTTTCAGCTTCTTCAGGCTTAATGTCTCATCTTAGTAACCCAATAAGAAGAGAGAAAGACGAAGTTACCTTGAAAAATTATCACGTAGAAGAAGACAATGGTAACAAGTATGGGAAAAATATTAATCCTTGAAGATGATTCATTCGCTGCCCTCTTCTTCTTCGTTGCCTTGATTCGTTTAACTCTTGCACGTTTTAACCTTGTAAGCTCAGACATTTCTCTAAGCAATTTCATATCTGCCATGCACAACGACGGCCCTCTAGGAGGCAGTGGTGGTTTAGAACtcctctttttccttttctcctTCACCATTCCATTCTCTGCACTAATTTTTGCGCTTTCCCCTTTCTCACCTACAATTATCTCCAAGTTTTCACTAGAACTGAATGTTCCCTCACTTGAACTTGACCCATCACCACTCCTAAAATTCATTCCAATGGTACTAGCAGATTCACTCCTTAATCTGCCATGCTTATAGGCGATTTCACCACTTGAACCCAGCATTTTAATCTCATCATCCTCACTAGAAGTCTCACCAATTTCCAAGTCGCCTACGCTATTGCTTCTCCTAATAACCAAATGATCCATACATGCCAATTTCTATCCTTTGCCCTTTAACCCTCTGAAAAGCCTACAAGCTAATTTTTCCACTGAAAGCAAAATTCACAAATCCTTTAGGCAAAAATTAATCGCACTCCATTAAAGCGAAGCCATTGCTCCCCCATTTAACAGGCTATAATTAAAGCTAAAACCATTACTTCAATTGCATCGCCCAACTGAAAATAAACAATGGAAGGATATATGCCCATACCATTCTGGCTATCAGAATTCGCAGGAAGTCATAATTATGTACTCATTGCATCTCCCGTCATTGAACATAAACCAATAAAACAAACctacattaaaatttttttaaaaaaaagtcataAAGATAATGCAAAGTTCCTTATATAGATTTAGAGAATTTGCTAGCACGAACCACATCAATCGATTAGATTTTCTAGGAAAAGGTCAAGCTTTTTATACATAGACGTTAAGATATGTAAATGGAgcatgaaaatattattttaaagatttttcaTCATTATTTCTCAAGAACCAaacagaa includes:
- the LOC110620690 gene encoding uncharacterized protein LOC110620690, whose amino-acid sequence is MDHLVIRRSNSVGDLEIGETSSEDDEIKMLGSSGEIAYKHGRLRSESASTIGMNFRSGDGSSSSEGTFSSSENLEIIVGEKGESAKISAENGMVKEKRKKRSSKPPLPPRGPSLCMADMKLLREMSELTRLKRARVKRIKATKKKRAANESSSRINIFPILVTIVFFYVIIFQGFLGSRA